CGGCATGGGATCACTGATTGTGGCGGCTGCCGGCACAGGTTTGTTTTCCTACGAATATTTCTCGCCGAATGTGTTGTTTGAATCCGCTCCCATCATCAAGGCGGGCAAGCCGGACCAGTTCCCCGCGGGTACCGTAACGCTGGATGCGCAGAGCGGAATTTACCTGATCAACGGCGCCAAAGGCTTTTACGCTCTAGGCGCAATCTGCACGCATCTGGGCTGCCTTACAGCATGGAAGCCTGAGCTTGATTTGATTGCGTGCCCCTGCCATGGCAGCCGCTTCAACCGTGATGGCGTAAAAGTGGCTGGCCCTGCGCCGCAACCTCTCCCCTGGCTAAAGGTCTGGCTGGCGGAAGATGGCAACCTGATGGTCGATCGTTCAACCACGTTGAAAGAACCGGAATACGTGAAGGTATAAGCATGGCCATAACAGTCAAAGAAGAGTTCGAGCGGATCAGGAATACGGAAGTCTGGCGGACGATATTTCGCAGCGGCAGCGGATCAAGCAATCTGCATCGCTCCCAGGCCGTCCAGCAGAATATCTTTCTTCATCTGTTCTCGGTAAAAGTCCGTTCACGCGCTCTGGAATTCAGTCCCACATGGTATCTGGGAGCGCTCACGCTGAGTACGTTCTTCATCCTGATTGCCACCGGCATTCTGCTGATGTTTTATTACCACCCATCTGTGCCGCAGGCGTATGCGGACATGAAGGACCTGCAATTTGTCGTTGCCTCTGGCGTCTTTTTGCGCAACCTGCATCGGTGGTCGGCCCACGCGATGGTGTTTCTGGTGTTCGCGCACATGTTCAAAGTGTTTTATCGCGGGGCATATCGTCCGCCGCGGCAATTCAACTGGGTGATTGGCGTGTTCCTTCTGCTCATCACTCTGCTGCTCAGTTACACCGGCTATCTCCTACCCTGGGACCAGTTGGCGTTTTGGGCTGTCACGGTCGGTTCCAACATAGCAAAGGCCGTTCCGTTGATGGGAAAACAGATTCGCTTCCTGATGCTGGGCGGAAATGAAGTAAATGCCAATGCCCTGCTACGCTTTTACGT
This region of Terriglobia bacterium genomic DNA includes:
- a CDS encoding Rieske 2Fe-2S domain-containing protein, with amino-acid sequence MSNVKTQEQTTGEIAKDCGCKDSSRREFFAKVGMGSLIVAAAGTGLFSYEYFSPNVLFESAPIIKAGKPDQFPAGTVTLDAQSGIYLINGAKGFYALGAICTHLGCLTAWKPELDLIACPCHGSRFNRDGVKVAGPAPQPLPWLKVWLAEDGNLMVDRSTTLKEPEYVKV
- a CDS encoding cytochrome b N-terminal domain-containing protein, whose product is MAITVKEEFERIRNTEVWRTIFRSGSGSSNLHRSQAVQQNIFLHLFSVKVRSRALEFSPTWYLGALTLSTFFILIATGILLMFYYHPSVPQAYADMKDLQFVVASGVFLRNLHRWSAHAMVFLVFAHMFKVFYRGAYRPPRQFNWVIGVFLLLITLLLSYTGYLLPWDQLAFWAVTVGSNIAKAVPLMGKQIRFLMLGGNEVNANALLRFYVLHCVILPLAAILLVGVHFWRIRKDGGLYVPEKKNL